A single window of Mycobacterium sp. ITM-2016-00318 DNA harbors:
- a CDS encoding cobyric acid synthase, which yields MSGALLVAGTSSDAGKSMVVAGLCRLLASKGVAVAPFKAQNMSNNSAVTVEGGEIGRAQAMQARAAGLAPSVRFNPILLKPGSDRTSQLVVRGRVAATVAAGDYFTHRDRLAAVVNRELAQLRSEFDAVICEGAGSPAEVNLRATDLANMGLARAANLPVILVGDIDRGGLLAHLFGTVAVLAPEDQALIAGFVVNKFRGDPALLAPGLTQLADLTGRPTYGVLPFEDEFWLDTEDSVSVQAHRVVGQPQPPVGEQWLRVAAIRLPRISNSTDVEALACEPGVLVRWVTDPADLPDADVIVIPGSKSTVADLGWLRERGLADGIVAHARADRPVLGICGGFQMLCRRIDDAVESRAGGVDGLGLLDADIEFAAEKTLRRHDAPLHGYEIHHGQVSRCADDEWLGVGIRDAAVYGTHWHGLLDNDEVRRRWLSDAATAAGRSGFTAADDVDVSARRDAQLDLMADLLAGHVDIDAIVGLLENGPPARPAIVSTLRR from the coding sequence GTGAGCGGGGCGCTTCTGGTCGCAGGCACCAGTTCGGACGCCGGAAAGTCGATGGTGGTCGCCGGGCTGTGCCGGCTGCTGGCCAGCAAGGGCGTCGCCGTGGCGCCGTTCAAAGCGCAGAACATGTCGAACAACTCGGCGGTCACCGTCGAGGGCGGGGAGATCGGCCGGGCGCAGGCGATGCAGGCGCGCGCTGCGGGGTTGGCGCCCAGCGTGCGCTTCAACCCGATACTGCTGAAGCCGGGCAGTGACCGCACGTCGCAACTGGTGGTGCGGGGGCGCGTCGCGGCAACGGTTGCCGCGGGCGACTACTTCACCCACCGCGACCGCCTTGCCGCGGTTGTCAACCGCGAACTGGCGCAACTGCGAAGCGAATTCGACGCGGTCATCTGCGAAGGTGCTGGATCGCCCGCCGAGGTCAACCTTCGCGCAACCGATCTCGCCAACATGGGACTGGCACGCGCTGCCAATCTTCCCGTCATCCTGGTCGGCGACATCGACCGCGGCGGGCTGCTCGCCCACCTCTTCGGTACGGTCGCCGTGCTCGCGCCGGAGGACCAGGCGCTGATCGCGGGATTCGTGGTGAACAAGTTTCGCGGCGACCCGGCACTGCTGGCACCGGGCCTGACGCAACTGGCGGACCTGACCGGCCGGCCCACCTACGGTGTCCTCCCGTTCGAGGACGAATTCTGGCTCGACACAGAGGATTCGGTGTCGGTACAGGCCCACCGCGTTGTCGGACAGCCGCAGCCGCCGGTCGGGGAGCAGTGGCTGCGCGTCGCCGCGATCAGGCTGCCCCGCATTTCCAACTCCACCGATGTGGAGGCACTGGCGTGCGAGCCCGGCGTGCTGGTGCGCTGGGTGACCGATCCCGCCGACCTGCCCGACGCCGATGTCATCGTCATCCCAGGCAGCAAGTCGACCGTCGCCGACCTCGGCTGGCTGCGTGAACGCGGGCTGGCTGACGGCATCGTCGCCCACGCCCGCGCAGACAGGCCGGTGCTGGGTATTTGCGGCGGTTTTCAGATGCTGTGCCGCCGCATCGACGACGCCGTCGAATCCCGCGCTGGCGGGGTGGACGGTCTCGGGCTCCTCGACGCCGACATCGAGTTTGCGGCTGAAAAGACATTGCGCCGCCACGACGCCCCGCTGCACGGCTACGAGATCCACCACGGCCAGGTGTCGCGATGCGCTGACGACGAGTGGCTGGGCGTGGGAATCCGCGACGCCGCGGTGTACGGCACGCATTGGCACGGCCTACTCGACAACGACGAGGTACGCAGACGGTGGCTCTCCGACGCCGCCACGGCCGCCGGGCGGAGCGGGTTCACCGCCGCAGACGACGTCGACGTCTCGGCGCGGCGGGACGCTCAACTGGACCTGATGGCCGATCTACTGGCGGGCCACGTCGACATCGACGCGATAGTCGGGCTGCTGGAGAACGGTCCGCCAGCGCGGCCGGCCATCGTCAGCACCCTGCGTCGGTAG
- a CDS encoding amino acid permease — MPEGHEHLDDDEKHLASLGYVQELSRSWSGFSNFAISFSIISILAGCFTSFGLGWNNGGPAAIAWGWPLVSLFILIIGLCMSELVSAFPTSGGIYWWASKLGGPKAGFYTGWLNLIGLIAILASVAYGCATFLDLTLGTFSEGWLAGYSLTRTFILFVIILAASAIINIFSSHLLAVINNISVWWHVAGAAVVILILWLIPEQHASISDVFAKTINNSGMFGGSTSSIGFLFFCLPIAAILTQYTITGYDASAHLSEETKSAADGAAKGIWRSIFYSAIGGWILLVTFLFAVQDSDEVSAGGGAVVTIFTQAMDSKWVAIVLLISAAGQFFCTTACQTSASRMLFAFSRDRAVPGHQLWSALSSKRIPANGVMVTAILAATITLPALVEVDINGAPVPVAFFAVVSIGVVGLYLCFAVPIYLRWKMGDDFPLGRWNLRGHHKWMAPVAIIEIIITSIIAMFPTSLGGMPWDPSFEWKFVNYTPLLVGGVLILLYIYWHASVKNWFTGPVKQIDETGELEGVS; from the coding sequence GTGCCAGAGGGCCACGAACATCTAGACGACGACGAGAAACACCTCGCCAGCCTCGGCTATGTCCAGGAGTTGTCGCGGTCCTGGTCGGGTTTCTCGAACTTCGCGATCTCGTTCTCGATCATCTCGATCCTCGCGGGGTGTTTCACGTCGTTCGGGCTCGGGTGGAACAACGGCGGACCGGCGGCGATCGCGTGGGGCTGGCCACTCGTCTCCCTCTTCATCCTGATCATCGGGCTGTGTATGTCCGAACTCGTGTCGGCATTCCCCACTTCCGGCGGGATTTATTGGTGGGCAAGCAAGTTGGGCGGCCCCAAGGCGGGGTTCTACACCGGCTGGCTGAACCTGATCGGTTTGATCGCCATCCTGGCATCCGTGGCCTACGGCTGCGCGACGTTCCTGGACCTGACGCTCGGCACGTTCAGCGAAGGCTGGCTCGCGGGCTACAGCCTGACCCGGACGTTCATCCTGTTCGTGATCATCCTGGCCGCCTCGGCGATCATCAACATCTTCTCCAGCCACCTGTTGGCCGTTATCAACAACATCTCGGTGTGGTGGCACGTGGCGGGCGCCGCGGTGGTCATCCTCATCCTGTGGCTCATCCCTGAGCAGCACGCCAGCATCAGCGACGTCTTCGCCAAGACAATCAACAACAGCGGCATGTTCGGCGGCTCCACCTCGAGCATCGGCTTCCTGTTCTTCTGCCTGCCGATCGCCGCGATCCTCACCCAGTACACGATCACCGGCTACGACGCGTCGGCACACCTCTCCGAGGAGACGAAAAGCGCGGCCGACGGCGCGGCCAAGGGCATCTGGCGGTCGATCTTCTACTCGGCGATCGGCGGCTGGATCCTGCTGGTGACGTTCCTCTTCGCGGTGCAGGACTCCGACGAGGTGTCGGCCGGCGGCGGCGCGGTGGTCACGATCTTCACCCAGGCGATGGACTCCAAGTGGGTCGCGATAGTCCTGTTGATCTCCGCCGCGGGCCAGTTCTTCTGCACCACGGCCTGCCAGACGAGCGCATCGCGCATGCTGTTCGCGTTCAGCCGCGACCGCGCCGTACCCGGTCACCAGCTGTGGTCGGCGCTGAGTTCGAAGAGGATTCCCGCCAACGGCGTCATGGTCACCGCGATCCTTGCGGCGACCATCACCCTGCCCGCCCTTGTCGAGGTCGACATCAACGGCGCACCGGTTCCGGTCGCGTTCTTCGCGGTGGTGTCCATCGGCGTCGTCGGCCTCTACCTTTGCTTCGCGGTACCCATCTACCTGCGCTGGAAGATGGGTGACGACTTCCCGCTCGGTAGATGGAATCTGCGCGGGCACCACAAGTGGATGGCTCCCGTGGCCATCATCGAGATCATCATCACGTCGATAATCGCGATGTTCCCGACCTCGCTCGGCGGGATGCCGTGGGATCCGAGCTTCGAGTGGAAGTTCGTCAACTACACCCCGCTCCTGGTTGGTGGCGTCCTGATCCTGCTGTACATCTACTGGCACGCATCGGTGAAGAACTGGTTCACCGGGCCCGTCAAGCAGATCGACGAGACAGGCGAGTTGGAGGGCGTTTCTTAA
- a CDS encoding gamma-glutamyl-gamma-aminobutyrate hydrolase family protein, with amino-acid sequence MTTYLQQAQTGVWDVHATFLPAIYLEGVNLAGGTVVLLPPQAEDAADRVLDGLDGVIITGGPDLDPAAYGQARHPKTDEPDAARRARDAWEYALVHGAIRRGIPVLGICRGAQVINVVLGGTLHQHLPDVLGHHNHQQGNAVFSTSSVRTVAGTRLAALIGETSDAQCYHHQAIDRLGDGLIVSAQDAEGVIEGIEIPGPNFVLGVQWHPEERLDDLRLFSAVVNAAARYATGKVDA; translated from the coding sequence ATGACCACATATCTGCAGCAGGCGCAGACAGGTGTGTGGGATGTGCACGCGACTTTCCTGCCCGCCATCTACCTGGAGGGCGTCAACCTCGCGGGCGGCACGGTGGTGCTGCTTCCGCCGCAGGCCGAAGACGCGGCGGACCGGGTGCTCGACGGGCTGGACGGCGTGATCATCACCGGCGGACCCGATCTCGATCCGGCCGCCTACGGCCAGGCGCGGCATCCCAAGACCGACGAACCGGACGCAGCCAGGCGCGCGCGCGACGCCTGGGAGTACGCCCTGGTTCACGGCGCGATCAGGCGCGGCATCCCGGTGCTCGGAATCTGCCGGGGCGCACAGGTGATCAACGTGGTGCTCGGCGGCACGCTGCACCAGCATCTGCCCGACGTGCTCGGCCACCACAATCATCAGCAGGGCAACGCCGTCTTCTCCACATCGTCGGTGCGCACCGTCGCGGGCACGCGCCTGGCCGCGTTGATCGGCGAAACATCCGATGCGCAGTGCTACCACCACCAGGCCATCGATCGGCTCGGCGACGGCCTGATCGTCAGTGCCCAGGATGCCGAGGGCGTGATCGAGGGCATCGAGATACCAGGGCCGAACTTCGTTCTGGGAGTGCAGTGGCACCCCGAGGAACGACTCGACGATCTTCGTCTGTTCTCCGCAGTGGTGAACGCCGCCGCGCGGTACGCAACCGGAAAGGTGGACGCGTGA
- the map gene encoding type I methionyl aminopeptidase, producing the protein MPVRTALRPGVVSPTLPVPKSIERPEYVGKATAREGTEPWVQTPEVIEKMRVAGRIAARALAEAGKAVAPGVTTDALDRIAHEYMVDHGAYPSTLGYKGYPKSCCTSLNEVICHGIPDSTVIEDGDIVNIDVTAYIDGVHGDTNATFLAGDVSEEHRLLVERTHEATMRAIKAVRPGRALSVVGRVIESYANRFGYNVVRDFTGHGIGTTFHNGLVVLHYDQPAVETILELGMTFTIEPMINLGALDYEIWDDDWTVVTKDKMWTAQFEHTLVVTDDGAEILTQP; encoded by the coding sequence ATGCCTGTTCGCACCGCACTTCGTCCCGGCGTGGTTTCGCCGACCCTTCCGGTGCCCAAGTCGATCGAGCGTCCCGAATACGTGGGAAAGGCGACGGCAAGGGAGGGCACCGAACCGTGGGTGCAGACGCCCGAGGTGATCGAGAAGATGCGGGTGGCGGGCCGAATCGCGGCACGGGCACTCGCCGAGGCGGGTAAGGCCGTCGCGCCGGGTGTCACCACCGATGCACTCGACCGGATCGCCCACGAATACATGGTCGATCACGGCGCCTACCCGTCGACGCTGGGCTACAAGGGCTATCCGAAGTCCTGCTGCACCTCGCTCAACGAGGTCATCTGCCACGGCATCCCGGACTCGACCGTGATCGAGGACGGCGACATCGTCAACATCGACGTGACCGCATACATCGACGGTGTACACGGTGACACCAACGCAACGTTTTTGGCAGGCGACGTCAGTGAGGAGCACCGGCTGCTCGTCGAGCGCACGCACGAGGCGACGATGCGCGCGATCAAGGCCGTCCGTCCCGGCCGTGCACTGTCGGTCGTCGGGCGGGTCATCGAGTCGTACGCGAACCGCTTCGGCTACAACGTCGTTCGCGACTTCACCGGCCACGGCATCGGCACCACGTTCCACAACGGGCTCGTGGTCCTGCACTACGACCAGCCCGCGGTGGAGACGATCCTCGAGCTGGGGATGACCTTCACAATCGAGCCGATGATCAACCTCGGCGCGCTGGACTACGAGATCTGGGACGACGACTGGACCGTCGTCACGAAGGACAAGATGTGGACCGCGCAATTCGAGCACACGCTCGTGGTCACCGACGACGGCGCCGAGATCCTCACCCAGCCGTGA
- the ngg gene encoding N-acetylglutaminylglutamine synthetase — MAAAARHHGGSGVSAAPGEANAKENRSEARTGGPRPARQGTSGSHATDIDHTEAITLGLHDASPPHLIDEMADDVVLELGWGRLIFGQTFADAEKLAEVLRGETHGRRDICIYAREPHVLVSRAPAELFIDPSHTYRLRFSEDDEPTSPPTGFTVRALRDVAEADAINQVYVRCGMVPAPTDVIWKNHRDSESVDYLIAVRADDGSVVGTVTGVDHKRLFADPENGTSLWTLAVDPSISLPGVGAALTRALATIYRDRGRSYMDLSVTHDNVAAIGLYEKLGFQRVPVMAVKRKNAINEPLFTHPPETVDDLNPYARIIADEAMRRGIWVEVLDAGAGEMRLSYGGRSVVTRESLSEFTSAVAMSRCDDKRQTRRIVGEAGIKVPRGRLATFDEGDHEFLAEVGDVVVKPTRGEQGKGITVGVAGPDELDSALAWAREQHPEVLIEQRANGDDLRLVVIDGKVVAAAIRRPAEIVGTGHHTIRELIETQSRRRAAATGGESRIPVDAVTESTVAEAGWSFDDVLPEGQRLRVRRTANLHQGGTIHDVTAEVHPELCRVAVAAAEAIGIPVTGIDLLVPEVTADEYVFIEANERPGLANHEPQPTAAAFVDYLFPTTPGLPQAWTPTEAPE; from the coding sequence ATGGCTGCAGCGGCACGGCATCACGGGGGCAGCGGCGTGAGCGCGGCTCCCGGCGAAGCGAATGCGAAGGAGAATCGCAGCGAAGCGAGGACCGGTGGGCCCCGGCCCGCACGGCAAGGGACGAGCGGGAGCCACGCAACAGACATAGACCACACCGAAGCGATCACCTTGGGATTGCACGACGCGTCGCCGCCACATCTGATCGACGAGATGGCCGACGATGTCGTCCTCGAACTCGGCTGGGGGCGGCTCATTTTCGGGCAGACCTTCGCCGACGCCGAAAAGCTCGCCGAGGTACTGCGCGGCGAGACCCACGGCAGACGCGACATCTGCATCTACGCCCGCGAGCCACACGTGCTGGTGTCGAGAGCGCCCGCCGAACTGTTCATCGACCCCAGCCACACCTACCGGCTGCGCTTCTCCGAGGACGACGAGCCGACTTCCCCGCCCACCGGCTTCACGGTGCGCGCGCTGCGCGACGTGGCCGAAGCCGACGCGATCAACCAGGTCTATGTCCGCTGCGGGATGGTGCCCGCGCCGACCGACGTCATCTGGAAGAACCATCGCGACAGCGAATCGGTGGACTACCTCATCGCGGTACGCGCCGACGACGGCTCCGTGGTGGGCACCGTCACCGGCGTCGATCACAAGCGGCTGTTCGCCGACCCGGAGAACGGCACGAGCCTGTGGACCCTGGCCGTCGACCCGAGCATCAGCCTGCCGGGTGTGGGCGCGGCGTTGACCCGCGCGCTCGCCACGATCTATCGCGACCGGGGCCGGTCGTACATGGATCTGTCGGTGACGCACGACAACGTGGCCGCGATCGGGCTGTACGAGAAACTCGGGTTCCAGCGGGTTCCGGTGATGGCCGTCAAGCGCAAGAACGCGATCAACGAGCCCCTGTTCACCCATCCCCCCGAGACGGTCGACGACCTCAACCCCTACGCGCGCATCATCGCCGACGAGGCCATGCGCCGCGGCATCTGGGTCGAGGTGCTCGACGCCGGTGCGGGCGAGATGCGGCTGTCCTACGGGGGCCGCAGCGTGGTGACCCGGGAATCGTTGTCCGAGTTCACGTCCGCGGTGGCGATGAGTCGCTGTGACGACAAGCGGCAGACCCGGCGGATCGTCGGCGAAGCGGGCATCAAGGTGCCGAGGGGCAGGCTGGCCACCTTCGACGAAGGGGACCACGAATTTCTCGCCGAGGTCGGCGATGTCGTGGTCAAACCGACGAGAGGCGAACAGGGCAAGGGCATCACCGTCGGGGTCGCCGGCCCCGACGAACTCGACAGCGCACTTGCCTGGGCCCGCGAGCAGCATCCCGAGGTGCTCATCGAGCAGCGCGCCAACGGCGACGACCTTCGGCTTGTGGTGATCGACGGCAAGGTGGTCGCGGCCGCGATCCGCAGACCCGCCGAGATCGTCGGCACCGGACACCACACCATTCGTGAGCTGATCGAGACGCAGAGCCGGCGTCGCGCCGCCGCCACCGGCGGCGAGTCGCGCATCCCGGTCGACGCCGTCACGGAGTCGACCGTGGCCGAGGCCGGTTGGTCATTTGATGACGTGTTGCCCGAGGGGCAGCGGTTGCGCGTGCGGCGCACCGCGAACCTGCATCAGGGCGGCACCATCCACGACGTGACCGCCGAGGTGCACCCGGAGCTGTGCCGAGTGGCGGTCGCGGCGGCAGAGGCGATCGGTATCCCGGTCACCGGCATCGATCTGCTGGTGCCCGAGGTGACGGCGGACGAGTACGTGTTCATCGAGGCCAATGAGCGGCCGGGGTTGGCCAACCACGAGCCGCAGCCGACCGCCGCGGCCTTCGTCGACTACCTGTTCCCGACCACGCCAGGCCTGCCGCAGGCCTGGACCCCTACCGAGGCCCCTGAATAG
- a CDS encoding N-acetylglutaminylglutamine amidotransferase, translating to MCGATGEVRLDGRTPDLAAVSAMAEAMAPRGPDAAGAWSQGRVALGHRRLKIIDLSEAGAQPMVDSELGLAIAWNGCIYNYQQLRHELSEQHGYRFFSHSDTEVLLKAYHHWGDRFVDRLYGMFAFAIVERDSGRVLLGRDRLGIKPLYISEDAHRVRFASSLPALVAGGGIDTRIDPVALHHYLTFHSVVPPPRTILRGVSKIPPATLVAIEPDGRRSEVTYWTPDFSRRDDRKDWSEKDWEDAVLDSLRVAVDRRMVADVPVGCLLSGGVDSSLIVGLLAEAGQNHLSTFSIGFESVGDVEGDEFTWSDIIADRFGTDHHQIRIGTDRMLPALDGAIGAMSEPMVSHDCVAFYLLSQEVAKHVKVVQSGQGADEVFAGYHWYPPMGEPAAASLDGAVAAYRGAFFDRDPVGVRSLAAANYIADDDPSGRFVSEHFAREGAQSGVDRALRLDTTVMLVDDPVKRVDNMTMAWGLEGRVPFLDHELVELAATCPPDLKTAQGGKGVLKEAARRVIPSEVIDRPKGYFPVPALTHLEGPYLDLVRDALYAPVAKERGLFRPEAVDALLADPNGRLTPLRGNELWQIALLELWLQRHGITGAAA from the coding sequence ATGTGTGGAGCCACCGGCGAGGTGCGACTCGACGGCCGAACGCCTGATCTTGCGGCGGTGTCGGCCATGGCCGAGGCGATGGCCCCTCGCGGCCCCGATGCGGCGGGTGCGTGGTCGCAGGGTCGAGTCGCGCTCGGGCACCGCCGCCTGAAGATCATCGACCTGTCCGAAGCGGGCGCGCAGCCGATGGTGGACAGCGAGCTCGGCCTGGCCATCGCCTGGAACGGGTGCATCTACAACTATCAGCAGCTGCGGCATGAGCTGTCCGAACAGCACGGCTACCGGTTCTTCTCCCACAGCGACACCGAGGTGCTGCTGAAGGCCTACCACCACTGGGGTGACCGCTTCGTCGACCGGCTGTACGGAATGTTCGCGTTCGCGATCGTCGAACGCGACAGCGGGCGAGTCCTGCTCGGACGCGATCGGCTCGGCATCAAACCGCTCTACATCAGCGAGGACGCCCACCGCGTCCGCTTCGCCTCGTCGCTGCCGGCACTGGTGGCAGGTGGCGGCATCGACACCCGCATCGATCCCGTCGCGCTGCACCACTACCTCACCTTCCACTCCGTGGTGCCGCCGCCGCGCACCATCCTGCGCGGCGTCTCCAAGATTCCGCCCGCGACGCTGGTCGCCATCGAACCGGACGGCCGTCGCAGCGAGGTCACCTACTGGACGCCCGACTTCAGCCGCCGCGACGACCGCAAGGACTGGTCCGAAAAGGACTGGGAGGACGCGGTTCTGGACTCTCTGCGGGTTGCGGTCGACCGCCGAATGGTTGCCGACGTCCCGGTCGGCTGCCTACTGTCCGGCGGCGTCGACTCCAGCCTCATCGTCGGCCTGCTAGCAGAGGCCGGCCAGAACCATCTGTCGACGTTCTCGATCGGCTTCGAGTCCGTCGGCGACGTCGAGGGTGACGAGTTCACCTGGTCGGACATCATCGCCGACCGGTTCGGCACCGACCACCATCAGATCCGCATCGGTACCGATCGCATGCTGCCCGCGCTCGACGGCGCCATCGGCGCGATGAGCGAACCGATGGTCAGCCATGACTGCGTCGCCTTCTATCTGCTCAGCCAGGAAGTCGCCAAACACGTCAAGGTGGTGCAGTCCGGTCAGGGCGCCGACGAGGTGTTCGCGGGCTACCACTGGTATCCGCCGATGGGCGAGCCGGCAGCCGCCTCCCTCGACGGTGCGGTGGCCGCCTATCGGGGTGCCTTCTTCGACCGCGACCCTGTGGGTGTTCGCAGCCTCGCGGCGGCCAACTACATCGCCGACGACGACCCGAGCGGGCGGTTCGTCAGCGAGCACTTCGCCCGGGAGGGCGCACAGTCGGGCGTGGACCGCGCGCTGCGGCTGGACACCACCGTCATGCTGGTTGACGACCCCGTCAAACGGGTAGACAACATGACCATGGCCTGGGGTTTAGAGGGTCGAGTGCCTTTCCTCGACCACGAACTCGTCGAGTTGGCCGCCACCTGCCCGCCGGATCTCAAGACCGCACAGGGCGGTAAGGGCGTGCTCAAGGAAGCCGCGCGCAGGGTCATTCCGTCCGAGGTGATCGACCGCCCGAAGGGCTACTTCCCGGTGCCGGCACTGACCCACCTCGAAGGCCCCTACCTCGATCTGGTGCGCGACGCGCTGTACGCACCGGTCGCCAAGGAGCGCGGCCTGTTCCGGCCGGAGGCGGTCGATGCACTGCTGGCGGACCCCAACGGCAGGCTGACCCCGCTGCGCGGCAACGAACTGTGGCAGATAGCGCTGCTCGAACTATGGCTGCAGCGGCACGGCATCACGGGGGCAGCGGCGTGA
- a CDS encoding glutamine synthetase family protein: protein MTGMLSQTELESLIAAGDIDTVIVAFCDMQGRLIGKRVAARLWVEDVAAHGAECCNYLLAVDVDMNTVDGYAISSWETGYGDMVMTPDFSTLRLVPWLPATALAMADLSWTDGRPVTQAPRSILNKQIARLADKGLVPYIGTELEFIVFDDSYRAAWAAGYRDLTPATDYNVDYAMHASTRMEPLLRDIRNGMDGAGMYCEGVKGECNLGQQEIAFRYDHARVTCDNHTIYKNGAKEIADKHGKSLTFMAKFDEREGNSCHIHISLRGADGSAVFADEDASDGMSPMFRSFIAGQLATLRDFTLFYAPNINSYKRFVEGSFAPTAIAWGMDNRTCALRIVGHGHGMRMECRAPGGDVNQYLAVSALIAGGLYGIENELELPEPLAGNAYTSGAEHLPTTLAEAADLLDKSEIAREQFGDEVIDHYLNYADVELKAFNSTVTDWERVRGFERL from the coding sequence ATGACTGGAATGTTGTCGCAGACCGAGTTGGAATCGTTGATCGCCGCAGGCGACATCGACACCGTGATCGTCGCCTTCTGCGATATGCAGGGCCGGCTGATCGGCAAGCGCGTTGCGGCGCGGTTGTGGGTGGAAGACGTCGCCGCCCACGGCGCGGAGTGCTGTAACTATCTGCTCGCGGTCGACGTCGACATGAACACCGTGGACGGCTATGCGATCTCCAGTTGGGAGACCGGATACGGCGACATGGTGATGACGCCGGACTTCTCCACCCTTCGCCTGGTGCCCTGGCTGCCTGCCACTGCGCTGGCGATGGCCGACCTGTCGTGGACGGACGGCAGGCCGGTGACCCAGGCGCCGCGCAGCATCTTGAACAAGCAGATCGCCCGGTTGGCCGACAAGGGTCTGGTGCCCTACATCGGCACCGAACTCGAGTTCATCGTCTTCGACGACAGCTACCGGGCGGCATGGGCGGCGGGCTATCGCGACCTGACGCCTGCCACGGACTACAACGTCGACTACGCGATGCACGCGTCCACCCGGATGGAGCCACTGCTGCGCGACATCCGCAACGGCATGGACGGTGCGGGCATGTACTGCGAAGGCGTCAAGGGCGAATGCAACCTCGGGCAGCAGGAGATCGCCTTCCGCTACGACCATGCGCGCGTCACCTGCGACAACCACACGATCTACAAGAACGGCGCGAAAGAGATCGCGGACAAACACGGCAAGAGCCTGACGTTCATGGCGAAATTTGATGAACGGGAAGGCAACAGCTGTCACATCCACATCTCGTTGCGCGGCGCCGACGGCAGCGCCGTGTTCGCCGACGAGGACGCATCCGACGGCATGTCGCCGATGTTCCGCAGCTTCATCGCGGGCCAGCTCGCGACGCTTCGTGATTTCACCCTCTTCTACGCGCCGAACATCAACTCCTACAAGCGTTTCGTGGAGGGCAGTTTCGCTCCGACCGCGATCGCGTGGGGAATGGACAACCGGACCTGTGCGCTGCGCATCGTCGGGCACGGTCACGGAATGCGCATGGAGTGTCGGGCGCCTGGCGGTGACGTCAACCAGTACTTGGCGGTGTCTGCGCTGATTGCGGGCGGCCTGTACGGAATCGAGAACGAGCTGGAGCTCCCGGAACCGTTGGCGGGCAACGCCTATACCAGTGGCGCCGAACATCTGCCGACGACGTTGGCCGAAGCCGCCGACCTCCTCGACAAATCGGAGATCGCGCGCGAACAGTTCGGCGACGAGGTGATCGATCACTACCTGAACTACGCCGACGTCGAACTGAAGGCGTTCAACTCGACCGTCACCGACTGGGAAAGGGTGCGTGGATTTGAGCGCCTTTAG
- a CDS encoding alpha/beta fold hydrolase, with protein sequence MPSTMVTVDGFPVPVDVAGPEKGSVVVLLGAAQQAASAYDAVCQRLHTASLRTIVVGPDPRLTAKSVVGIMDMLDVQWGLLVGDRIGGEMAWELAATRLDRFIGLVVIDRGHPRVADQSGVIRDEHCPPVEMNTTALVSTPAARAVARASQRFVYGDFRLVELLGRRNAQESTAQLAAEIVLRTSTW encoded by the coding sequence ATGCCTTCGACGATGGTCACCGTCGACGGTTTCCCCGTTCCCGTCGATGTCGCCGGCCCGGAAAAGGGATCCGTCGTGGTGTTGCTCGGCGCCGCGCAGCAGGCGGCATCGGCGTATGACGCCGTGTGCCAACGGCTGCACACCGCGTCCTTGCGGACCATCGTGGTTGGCCCCGATCCGCGGCTGACCGCCAAGTCGGTCGTCGGCATCATGGACATGCTCGACGTGCAGTGGGGGTTGTTGGTCGGCGACCGGATTGGCGGCGAGATGGCGTGGGAACTGGCCGCCACCCGTCTGGACCGCTTCATCGGCCTCGTCGTGATCGACCGCGGTCATCCTCGGGTCGCCGACCAGTCCGGCGTGATCCGCGACGAGCACTGCCCGCCGGTGGAGATGAACACGACCGCTCTGGTCAGCACGCCCGCGGCGCGGGCCGTGGCCCGCGCAAGCCAGCGTTTCGTCTACGGCGACTTCCGGCTGGTCGAACTGCTCGGGCGGCGCAACGCCCAGGAGTCCACGGCGCAGCTGGCCGCCGAGATCGTGTTGCGCACCAGCACCTGGTGA